A single window of Syntrophobacterales bacterium DNA harbors:
- a CDS encoding DUF3387 domain-containing protein gives MVILLIELITNHNCLIKIFHAGLPEGHKFRTEQGETHPVLSERRDIIVITDEAHRSQYDTLALNMRTALPNAAFLAFTGTPLIIGEEKTRQVFGDYVSVYDFQQSVADGATVPLYYENRIPELQLVNENLNEDMENLLEAAELDEEQEKKLEREFSREYHLITRDDRLEAVAKDLVAHFTGRGFPGKAMVICIDKATAIRMYDKVKKYWSEKIATLQAEVAGADGEARREIEAQIARMKETDMAVVVSQGQNEIAEMNEKGLDIRPHRKRMVDEDLETKFKNPDDPFRLVFVCAMWMTGFDVPSCSTLYLDKPMRNHTLMQTIARANRVYPGKVSGLIVDYAGVFRNLERALAIYGAGGGAGDGRKPVENKAALVAALRQALAETRGLCQEHGVNLAAIQVAEGFDRVGLLDDALEALVASEEIKLRYLDLTNTVLRLYKAVLPDPAARDFAAEVSPLQVSADKIRALTRPADISQVMQQVEGLLDQSIAAEGYVIREPSSPFDADHWLDLSKIDFEKLAEKFKTGRRRTLNEKLKGTIAQKLMVLVRQNRTRMDYLEQFQAMIDAYNEGSLNAEEFFQQLVAFARSLNEEAQRGVGEQLDEEELALFDLLTRPQPDMSEADREKVKATARELLSTLKAGKLVLDWRKRQQARAEVRVTIEKLLDQGLSRIYTPKLFEQKTTAVFQHVYDAYYGAGRSVYAAA, from the coding sequence TTGGTTATCCTCCTTATTGAGTTGATAACCAATCATAACTGCCTAATCAAAATTTTTCACGCAGGCTTACCGGAAGGACACAAGTTCCGCACCGAGCAGGGCGAGACGCATCCGGTGCTCTCGGAGCGGCGCGACATCATCGTCATCACCGACGAGGCGCACCGCAGCCAGTACGACACCCTGGCGCTCAACATGCGCACTGCCCTGCCCAACGCCGCCTTTCTGGCCTTCACCGGCACGCCGCTGATTATCGGAGAGGAGAAGACCCGCCAGGTCTTCGGCGATTACGTCAGCGTCTACGACTTCCAGCAGTCGGTGGCCGACGGCGCGACCGTCCCGCTCTACTACGAAAACCGCATCCCTGAGCTGCAACTGGTCAACGAGAACCTCAACGAAGACATGGAGAACCTCCTGGAGGCAGCGGAACTCGACGAAGAGCAGGAAAAGAAGCTGGAACGGGAGTTCTCCCGGGAGTACCACCTGATAACCCGCGACGACCGCCTGGAAGCGGTGGCCAAGGACCTGGTGGCCCATTTCACGGGGCGGGGCTTCCCGGGCAAGGCCATGGTGATCTGCATCGACAAGGCGACGGCCATACGCATGTACGACAAGGTCAAGAAGTATTGGAGCGAAAAGATTGCGACGTTGCAAGCGGAGGTGGCCGGGGCGGATGGCGAAGCCCGGCGGGAGATCGAAGCGCAGATCGCCCGGATGAAGGAAACCGATATGGCGGTGGTCGTCTCTCAAGGTCAGAACGAGATCGCTGAGATGAACGAAAAAGGGCTCGACATCCGACCACACCGCAAGCGCATGGTCGATGAGGATCTGGAAACGAAGTTCAAGAATCCCGACGACCCCTTCCGGCTGGTCTTTGTCTGCGCCATGTGGATGACCGGCTTCGATGTGCCGAGCTGCTCGACCCTCTACCTCGACAAACCGATGCGCAACCATACCCTGATGCAGACCATCGCCCGGGCCAACCGGGTCTATCCCGGCAAGGTGAGCGGCCTGATCGTGGACTATGCCGGGGTGTTCCGCAACCTGGAGAGGGCGTTGGCCATCTATGGGGCCGGTGGGGGTGCAGGCGACGGTAGGAAGCCGGTGGAGAACAAGGCCGCATTGGTTGCAGCTCTGCGTCAGGCCTTGGCGGAGACTCGGGGGTTGTGCCAGGAGCACGGGGTAAACCTTGCGGCCATCCAGGTCGCTGAGGGATTTGACCGCGTCGGTTTGCTCGATGACGCCTTAGAGGCGCTGGTCGCCTCCGAAGAGATCAAGCTCCGTTATCTCGATCTGACCAACACGGTTCTGCGGCTCTACAAGGCCGTGCTGCCGGACCCGGCGGCGCGGGACTTTGCCGCCGAGGTGTCGCCTCTCCAAGTGAGCGCCGACAAAATCCGTGCGCTGACACGGCCGGCGGACATCTCCCAGGTCATGCAGCAGGTGGAAGGGCTCCTCGATCAGTCGATTGCCGCCGAGGGCTACGTGATTCGCGAGCCAAGCTCACCCTTTGACGCCGATCATTGGCTTGATCTGAGCAAAATAGACTTCGAGAAGCTGGCCGAGAAATTCAAGACGGGCCGCAGGCGCACTTTAAACGAGAAACTCAAGGGAACGATCGCGCAGAAGCTCATGGTCCTGGTGCGGCAGAACCGCACCCGCATGGATTATCTGGAGCAATTTCAGGCCATGATCGACGCCTATAACGAGGGAAGCCTTAATGCCGAGGAGTTCTTCCAGCAACTGGTGGCCTTTGCCCGGAGTCTGAATGAAGAAGCGCAGCGGGGCGTGGGCGAACAACTGGATGAAGAGGAGCTGGCGCTCTTTGACCTCTTGACGAGACCGCAGCCTGACATGAGCGAGGCGGACCGGGAAAAGGTCAAAGCTACCGCCAGGGAACTGCTATCAACGCTCAAGGCGGGTAAGCTGGTGCTCGATTGGCGCAAACGCCAGCAGGCCCGGGCCGAGGTGCGGGTGACCATCGAGAAACTGCTGGACCAAGGCTTGTCGAGGATCTACACGCCGAAACTATTCGAGCAGAAAACAACGGCTGTATTCCAGCACGTCTATGACGCCTACTACGGCGCGGGGCGCAGCGTGTATGCGGCGGCATGA
- a CDS encoding mechanosensitive ion channel: MEDLWLKIQEWVTFYGLKIIAALVIFIVGRWIANGVKRLTGRILTGRKVDPTIVSFVQHLTYIALLTFIVIAALAQLGIQTTSFIAVIGAAGLAIGLALQGSLANFAAGFLMILFKPFKAGDYIQGGGATGIVEKIEVFTTTLVTVDNKVVIVPNAKMMGDNIINYSTKENRRVDLDFGVSYGDDIDKVRKCIQDVINTDARILKDPEASILVKELADSSVVFQLRAWVKGSDYWNVHFAVIEEVKKRFDAEGISIPFPQRDVHVYENRKG, encoded by the coding sequence ATGGAAGACTTATGGCTCAAGATTCAGGAGTGGGTAACCTTTTACGGGTTAAAGATCATTGCCGCACTGGTCATCTTCATCGTGGGTCGCTGGATTGCGAATGGGGTCAAGCGATTGACCGGACGGATCCTTACCGGAAGAAAAGTCGACCCGACCATCGTATCCTTTGTCCAGCATCTCACCTACATTGCGCTGCTCACCTTTATCGTGATAGCGGCCCTGGCGCAGCTCGGGATACAGACCACCTCGTTCATCGCCGTCATCGGCGCCGCCGGCCTGGCCATCGGTCTCGCACTACAGGGCTCCCTGGCGAATTTCGCCGCCGGATTCCTGATGATCCTGTTCAAACCGTTCAAGGCCGGCGATTACATCCAGGGTGGAGGGGCTACCGGCATAGTTGAGAAGATCGAGGTATTCACGACGACCCTCGTCACCGTGGACAACAAGGTGGTCATTGTTCCCAATGCAAAGATGATGGGTGATAACATCATCAATTACTCAACAAAGGAAAACAGGAGGGTCGATCTGGATTTCGGGGTGAGCTACGGGGATGATATCGACAAGGTGAGAAAGTGCATCCAGGATGTCATCAATACAGATGCGAGGATACTCAAAGACCCGGAGGCCTCGATCCTCGTCAAGGAGCTAGCGGACAGCAGCGTGGTTTTCCAGCTCAGGGCATGGGTGAAGGGATCTGATTACTGGAACGTGCATTTCGCTGTCATCGAGGAGGTTAAGAAACGGTTCGACGCGGAAGGCATCTCCATCCCGTTCCCGCAGAGGGACGTGCATGTCTACGAGAACAGGAAAGGATGA
- a CDS encoding OmpA family protein: protein MGYAGAPTKPLKLSKKQYHHEIGNLAEVMKKYPDLKITIEGHTDNTGGLDYNAKLSQRRAEAVKKYLVGKFGIDAYRLNEKGYGEIRPIESNATKAGRQKNRRVEAAAEYIIKK from the coding sequence GTGGGTTACGCTGGCGCCCCAACCAAACCCCTCAAGTTGAGCAAGAAGCAGTACCATCATGAGATCGGCAACCTGGCGGAGGTCATGAAGAAATATCCCGATCTCAAGATCACGATCGAGGGGCATACCGACAATACGGGCGGGTTGGACTACAATGCGAAGCTCTCCCAGCGCCGCGCCGAAGCCGTCAAGAAGTACCTGGTTGGGAAGTTCGGCATCGACGCATACCGTCTGAACGAAAAGGGTTACGGCGAGATCAGGCCCATCGAATCCAACGCCACGAAGGCAGGGCGTCAGAAGAACCGGAGGGTCGAGGCCGCCGCGGAGTACATCATCAAAAAATAA
- a CDS encoding ATP-binding protein, protein MIREAMEELINWKNGDRRKPLIIRGARQVGKTWIMREFGKTHYEKTAYLNFDNNGRMESLFRGDFDIPRLITALQIEADVKIEPGNTLIIFDEVQETPRALTSLKYFCETAPEYHVMAAGSLLGVALHPGTSFPVGKVDFLDLYPLNFMEFLNAVGNANLADLLAAKDFELIRHFKDRYIDLLKQYCYVGGMPEVVAAFVETHDFSLVREVQRRLLLAYEQDFSKHAPNETVPRIRMLWSSVPAQLAKENRKFIYGLIRHGARAREYELALQWLIDCGLIHKVGRISKPAMPLTAYQDFNAFKLFVVDVGLLAAMSGLDVKTLLEGNRVFEEFKGSLTEQYVLQQLIASKQITPFYWTAEKSDGEIDFVFQMGMDIVPLEVKAAENLQAKSLKSYCRRYSPRLAFRTSMSDYRKEEWLTNLPLYALNGIGG, encoded by the coding sequence ATGATACGAGAAGCGATGGAGGAGCTAATTAACTGGAAAAATGGAGACAGGCGCAAGCCTTTAATCATTCGCGGCGCCAGACAGGTCGGAAAAACATGGATTATGAGGGAGTTTGGAAAAACCCATTATGAAAAGACCGCCTATCTGAATTTTGACAACAACGGGCGGATGGAGAGTTTATTCAGAGGCGATTTTGACATCCCGCGTCTCATTACGGCTCTTCAGATTGAGGCGGATGTTAAGATCGAACCCGGCAACACCCTCATCATTTTCGACGAGGTGCAGGAGACGCCCCGGGCCTTGACGTCGCTAAAGTATTTTTGCGAAACGGCGCCGGAGTATCATGTCATGGCCGCCGGATCGCTCCTGGGGGTGGCGCTTCACCCGGGGACATCTTTTCCCGTGGGGAAGGTTGATTTTCTGGACTTGTATCCGCTTAATTTTATGGAGTTCCTGAATGCCGTCGGGAATGCCAATCTGGCAGACCTGCTGGCAGCGAAGGATTTCGAACTTATAAGGCACTTCAAGGACCGGTATATCGACCTTTTGAAGCAATACTGCTATGTCGGGGGAATGCCGGAGGTTGTCGCCGCCTTTGTTGAGACGCATGATTTTTCCCTGGTGCGCGAGGTGCAGAGGAGGCTGCTCCTTGCGTACGAGCAGGATTTTTCGAAACACGCCCCCAACGAGACCGTTCCCCGTATCCGGATGCTCTGGTCGTCTGTCCCGGCACAACTTGCGAAGGAAAATCGAAAGTTTATATATGGTTTGATCAGGCACGGGGCAAGAGCCCGGGAGTACGAGCTGGCCCTGCAGTGGCTTATTGACTGCGGTTTGATTCATAAGGTGGGGAGAATTTCAAAACCGGCGATGCCCCTTACGGCTTACCAGGATTTTAACGCGTTTAAACTGTTTGTCGTCGATGTAGGCTTATTGGCGGCCATGAGCGGCCTCGATGTTAAAACGCTTCTGGAGGGGAACCGGGTTTTTGAAGAATTCAAAGGCTCTTTGACAGAGCAGTACGTGCTGCAGCAACTGATAGCCAGCAAACAGATTACCCCGTTTTACTGGACGGCCGAAAAGTCGGATGGCGAGATTGATTTTGTTTTTCAAATGGGGATGGATATTGTGCCGCTTGAAGTAAAGGCAGCGGAAAACCTTCAGGCTAAAAGTTTGAAGAGCTACTGCCGGAGATACAGTCCGAGGCTTGCCTTCCGCACGTCAATGTCCGATTACCGGAAAGAGGAGTGGCTCACGAATCTTCCCCTTTATGCATTGAACGGGATTGGCGGGTAA
- a CDS encoding type II toxin-antitoxin system Phd/YefM family antitoxin, which produces MERIISKSQFKPRSLEYFRMIEQSGEELIITDRGRPVLKVIPYTVDSEGRLKNLRNSVLQYDGPTEPVAAEDWKALR; this is translated from the coding sequence GTGGAACGTATAATATCGAAATCTCAATTTAAACCGCGCTCACTGGAATATTTCCGCATGATTGAACAAAGCGGGGAGGAACTGATTATAACTGATCGCGGTCGGCCGGTGCTGAAGGTAATCCCCTATACCGTAGATTCAGAGGGGCGTTTAAAAAACTTGCGCAACTCCGTTTTGCAGTACGACGGCCCCACCGAACCGGTGGCGGCCGAAGACTGGAAGGCCCTGCGATGA